From Bacteroides uniformis:
GCTAAAACAATCTTCAATCCGCTGTTCCTATACGGAGCATCAGGTGTAGGCAAAACCCATCTTGCCAATGCTATCGGAACCAAAATCAAGGAACTATACCCGGAGAAAAGGGTATTGTATGTATCTGCACACCTATTCCAAGTGCAATACACCGATTCCGTACGTAACAATACGACTAACGACTTCATCAACTTCTACCAGACCATTGATATTCTAATCATTGATGATATTCAGGAATTTGCCGGCGTGACCAAAACGCAGAATACATTCTTCCATATCTTCAACCATCTGCATCAGAACGGCAAGCAGCTCATCCTCACTTCCGACCGTGCACCGGTATTGCTGCAGGGCATGGAAGAGCGTCTGATTACACGTTTTAAATGGGGAATGGTGGCTGAGCTGGAGAAACCTACCGTAGAACTCCGCAAGAACATTCTGCGCAACAAGATACACCGTGACGGCCTGCAGTTCCCCCAGGAAGTGATTGACTATATTGCAGAGAACGTGGGCGACAGTGTACGTGACCTGGAGGGCATCGTCATTTCCATTATGGCGCATTCCACCATATACAATAAAGAAATAGACCTGGAACTGACGCAACGTATCGTCCGCAAGGTAGTGAACAGCGAAAGCAAGGCAGTGACTGTCGATGAAATCATCAACACCGTATGCAAGCACTTCGGATTGGAAACTGCCACCATCCACACAAAATCCAGAAAGCGGGAAGTGGTGCAAGCACGACAAA
This genomic window contains:
- the dnaA gene encoding chromosomal replication initiator protein DnaA, whose product is MSEIDHVGLWNRCLEIIRDNVPEQTYKTWFLPIIPLKYEDKTLVVQVPSQFFYEFLEDKFVDLLRKTLYKVIGEGTKLMYNVMVDKSSRKTVDLESTQRTIIPQKQVMDKRIPQIPVPELDPHLNPEYNFETFIEGYSNKLSRSVAEAVALNPAKTIFNPLFLYGASGVGKTHLANAIGTKIKELYPEKRVLYVSAHLFQVQYTDSVRNNTTNDFINFYQTIDILIIDDIQEFAGVTKTQNTFFHIFNHLHQNGKQLILTSDRAPVLLQGMEERLITRFKWGMVAELEKPTVELRKNILRNKIHRDGLQFPQEVIDYIAENVGDSVRDLEGIVISIMAHSTIYNKEIDLELTQRIVRKVVNSESKAVTVDEIINTVCKHFGLETATIHTKSRKREVVQARQIAMYLAKNHTDFSTAKIGALIGHKDHATVLHACKTIKELKEVDKSFRAEIDEIQAALKKG